A section of the Mastomys coucha isolate ucsf_1 unplaced genomic scaffold, UCSF_Mcou_1 pScaffold15, whole genome shotgun sequence genome encodes:
- the Zbtb6 gene encoding zinc finger and BTB domain-containing protein 6 — MAAESDVLHFQFEQQGDVVLQKMNLLRQQNLFCDVSIYINDTEFQGHKVILAACSTFMRDQFLLTQSKHVRITILQSAEVGRKLLLSCYTGALEVKRKELLKYLTAASYLQMVHIVEKCTEALSKYLEIDLSMKNNQHTDLCQSSDTDVKNEDENSDKDCEIIEISEDSPINLDFHVKEEESNALQSATETLTSEQKGMQSPELSTVDGGFKESEICILHVESISTDDVENGQFSQPCTSSKAGIYFPETQHSLINSTVENRVTEVPGNTNQGLFPENSDGSHGTVNEIQNLDENFSLRHQCPRCPRGFLHVDNYLRHLKMHKLFLCLQCGKTFTQKKNLNRHIRGHMGIRPFQCTVCLKTFTAKSTLQDHLNIHSGDRPYKCHCCDMDFKHKSALKKHLTSVHGRSSGEKLSRPDLKRQNIL, encoded by the coding sequence ATGGCTGCTGAATCTGATGTTCTACACTTCCAGTTTGAACAGCAAGGAGATGTGGTCCTACAGAAAATGAATCTCTTGAGACAGCAGAATTTATTTTGCGATGTGTCCATTTATATTAACGACACTGAGTTCCAGGGGCACAAGGTGATTTTGGCTGCTTGCTCTACTTTTATGAGAGATCAGTTTCTACTCACACAGTCAAAACATGTCAGAATCACCATTCTACAGAGTGCAGAAGTTGGCAGGAAGTTGCTGTTGTCCTGCTATACTGGGGCActtgaagtaaaaagaaaagagcttTTGAAATACTTGACTGCTGCCAGTTACCTTCAGATGGTTCACATTGTAGAAAAATGCACAGAAGCTTTGTCAAAGTATTTGGAAATTGACCTTTCTATGAAAAATAACCAACACACTGACTTGTGTCAATCTTCAGATACAGATGTTAAGAATGAAGATGAAAATTCTGATAAAGACTGTGAGATCATTGAAATTTCAGAAGATAGTCCTATAAACCTAGATTTCCATGTCAAAGAGGAGGAAAGCAATGCATTACAATCTGCTACAGAGACACTGACATCAGAGCAAAAGGGAATGCAGTCACCAGAGCTCTCTACAGTAGATGGTGGCTTTAAAGAGAGTGAAATCTGTATCCTCCATGTAGAATCCATCAGTACAGATGATGTAGAAAATGGGCAGTTTTCACAGCCTTGTACCTCATCCAAAGCAGGCATATATTTCCCTGAAACGCAGCATTCGTTGATCAATTCTACAGTTGAGAACAGAGTGACAGAAGTTCCTGGAAATACAAATCAAGGGTTATTTCCTGAGAATTCTGATGGAAGTCATGGTACAGTAAATGAGATTCAGAATCTGGATGAGAATTTTTCCTTGAGGCACCAGTGCCCCAGGTGTCCTCGGGGCTTTCTTCATGTAGACAACTATCTGCGCCACCTTAAGATGCATAAGCTCTTTTTGTGCTTGCAATGTGGGAAAACATTTACACAGAAGAAAAATCTTAACCGGCACATTCGAGGACACATGGGTATACGACCCTTTCAGTGTACAGTGTGTTTGAAGACGTTTACTGCTAAAAGCACGCTTCAGGACCACTTGAACATACACAGTGGGGACCGGCCATATAAATGCCATTGTTGTGATATGGATTTCAAACACAAATCTGCTCTCAAAAAGCACTTAACCTCTGTTCATGGCAGGAGCAGTGGTGAAAAATTATCCAGGCCTGATCTCAAACGGCAGAATATATTGTAA